From Xenopus tropicalis strain Nigerian chromosome 3, UCB_Xtro_10.0, whole genome shotgun sequence, the proteins below share one genomic window:
- the leo1 gene encoding RNA polymerase-associated protein LEO1, with protein sequence MADMEDLFGSDAESENEQKESDSGSGSDSDQGNDGSGSNRSGSDSDRDEDDDEHAAVKPSNKELFGDDSEDEVGSQHSGSYNRSERSYNASETAHSDQEVNDQSDAEQHSGSEALHDEDNDEDVGRRSDHSSPRSEADGSDKDANSDDEKWGREDKSDQSDEDEKMQNSDDELQHSDHDEHRQSDEDGQRPSSDVEEQENHQSDDEEQDNHHSDDLHNSDDEENDRQHYNDRQHSDGEEQDHRQSEDEENELQHSDDEQERRHSEDEQQHSDDEINERRQSDDEDRQHSDEDNERHHSDDEQQQSDGEEQERKSESQKGSDSEDEIGRQRHKKAIASDSDMDSDDDEPKGKQNASDLFGDADDISSGSDGEDKPPTPGQPMDEDGMDQDHPEEEAVPETRIEVEIPKVNTDLGNDLYFVKLPNFLSVEPRPFDPQYYEDEFEDEEMLDEEGRTRLKLKVENTIRWRTRKDEEGSDVRESNARIVKWSDGSMSLHLGNEVFDVYKAPLQGDHNHLFIRQGTGLQGQAVFKTKLTFRPHSTDSATHRKMTLSLADRCSKTQKIRILPMAGRDPESQRSEMIKKEEERLRASIRRESQQRRMREKQHQRGLSANYLEPDRYDDEEEGEESISLAAIKNRYKGGREERARIYSSDSDEGSDEDKAQRLLKAKKLNSDEEDQDQDEEGEISGKRKAAEDEDKASKKHKKYVISDEEDEEEEEL encoded by the exons ATGGCGGACATGGAGGATCTGTTCGGTAGCGATGCCGAATCTGAGAATGAGCAGAAAG AATCAGACTCTGGATCTGGATCAGATTCAGATCAAGGTAATGATGGCTCAGGGAGCAATAGATCTGGAAGTGATAGTGACCgggatgaggatgatgatgagcATGCTGCGGTAAAACCAAGCAACAAAGAGTTGTTTGGGGATGATAGTGAGGATGAGGTTGGGTCTCAACACAGTGGCAGTTATAACCGCTCTGAGAGATCATACAATGCATCTGAGACAGCCCACTCGGATCAAGAAGTCAATGATCAGTCTGATGCTGAACAGCACAGTGGCTCAGAAGCTCTCCATGATGAAGACAACGATGAAGATGTAGGGCGAAGGTCAGATCATAGTAGTCCTCGTTCAGAGGCTGATGGCTCAGATAAAGATGCAAATTCAGACGACGAAAAATGGGGCAGGGAGGATAAAAGTGATCAGTCTGATGAGGATGAGAAGATGCAAAACTCTGATGATGAGCTTCAGCATTCAGACCATGATGAACATAGACAGTCAGATGAGGATGGGCAACGGCCATCTTCAGATGTTGAAGAACAAGAAAATCACCAGTCAGATGATGAGGAGCAGGATAACCATCACTCTGATGATCTTCATAATTCAGATGATGAAGAGAATGATCGGCAGCATTATAATGACCGACAGCATTCAGATGGAGAAGAACAAGACCACAGACAGTCTGAAGATGAAGAAAATGAGCTTCAGCATTCTGATGATGAGCAAGAGCGTCGGCATTCTGAGGATGAACAACAGCATTCTGATGATGAGATAAATGAACGTCGACAATCAGATGATGAAGATAGGCAACATTCAGATGAAGACAATGAAAGGCATCATTCAGATGATGAGCAACAGCAATCAGATGGTGAGGAACAGGAGCGCAAATCAG AATCCCAAAAAGGCAGTGACAGTGAAGACGAAATTGGGCGACAGAGACACAAGAAAGCCATAGCATCAGATTCTGATATGGACAGTGACGATGACGAACCCAAAg GCAAACAAAATGCTTCAGATCTGTTTGGAGATGCAGATGATATTTCTTCAGGCAGTGATGGAGAAGACAAACCACCAACTCCTGGCCAACCTATG GATGAAGATGGAATGGATCAGGATCATCCAGAGGAAGAAGCGGTTCCAGAAACAAGGATAGAAGTTGAGATTCCCAAAGTGAACACAGACCTAGGAAATGACTTGTATTTTGTGAAACTTCCCAACTTTCTCAGTGTTGAACCCAG ACCTTTTGATCCTCAGTATTATGAAGATGAATTTGAAGATGAGGAAATGTTGGATGAAGAGGGTAGAACAAGGCTGAAACTAAAG GTTGAAAACACAATCCGGTGGAGAACAAGAAAGGATGAAGAAGGAAGTGATGTCCGTGAAAGTAATGCACGCATTGTCAAATGGTCTGATGGCAG TATGTCCTTACATTTGGGTAATGAAGTCTTTGATGTATACAAGGCACCACTGCAAGGGGACCACAACCATCTTTTCATCAGACAAGGAACAGGTTTACAAGGCCAGGCTGTGTTTAAAACCAAGCTGACATTTAG ACCTCATTCTACAGACAGTGCCACTCACAGGAAGATGACACTGTCACTTGCTGATAGATGTTCTAAGACTCAGAAGATAAGGATTCTGCCAATGGCAGGACGGGATCCAGAATCACAACGTTCAGAGATGATCAAG AAAGAAGAGGAGAGACTCAGAGCATCAATTCGCAGAGAGTCACAGCAACGCCGAATGAGGGAGAAGCAGCACCAGCGAGGCCTCAGTGCCAACTACCTGGAACCTGATCGGTATGATGACGAAGAAGAAGGGGAAGAATCAATAAGTTTGGCAGCCATCAAAAATCGGTACAAAGGAGGCAGAG AGGAACGAGCTCGCATCTATTCATCTGATAGTGATGAAGGCTCTGATGAAGACAAAGCTCAGAGACTGCTGAAAGCAAAGAAGCTCAACAGTGATGAAGAGGATCAGGATCAGGATGAG GAAGGTGAGATTTCAGGAAAGAGAAAGGCAGCAGAGGATGAGGACAAAGCAAGCAAGAAGcacaaaaaatatgtaattagTGATGAAGAGGATGAAGAGGAAGAAGAATTATGA